The genomic interval ATTTCTTGTAATGTGCCCTCATCAGATTGAAGCACAATACGTATGCTTAATGCCATTTTTTCTCCTAAAGCCTTATCATAATACACATCAATAGGATAAATATTTTTAACATAAGCAATTTGATCTTCAAGAAGAATTTGGCGCACACGATAAAAAGGAATATCTTTATCAATGAGGATTGTTAAATCACGTGTAGATTTTTGGTATTTTGAAAATTCATAGGCTTGCGGGAGAGAAAAATCACTCATACCGATCTCAATTTCGCATATAAATATTTCCTCACTTAAATCCATATTGGTAGCAACTTGTGGATGCAATTTGGCAATTATTCCTATGGGCTTGTCTTTTTGATAAACAAATGCACTCTGATAAGGGTGAAGCAATCTCTCATCTGTAAAACAAAAATGACTCAAAAGCTCCTTTGCATTTGCTTCATCACGAATATTTCTAAAACTCAAATCTCCAACACATCTCTGACATATAGTCCCAAAAGCAAAAAGATTCCATTTAACAGCTTTGGTGTGTGGATAACATTCATCTTGCATACAGCCACTTGCAACAAGTGCAAGCTTACTTTTTTCCTCTCGTTTTGAACTATACACACTTCCAATCTCAAAAAGTGTAATATTTTTAAAGCCAAGATTCTCATTACGTTTCACAGAATCAAGCATAGCCGGAAGTAGGCTTGTCCGAAGCGTATCAAGCTCGTTTGTGATAGGATTGAGCAATTCTAAATCTTCATCAAGTCGCACAAAACCTAATCGTTCTAAATTTTGGGAAGAAGCAAAGACATAATGAATACACTCTACAAAACCATAAGCAATCAATCCATAAGCAAGTTTGCGCGTGTTTTTGTAGGTAAAATATGTGTTATTAATATTATGGGATTGAGAACAAAGTAATGGCACAGAGGAAACATTGTCAATACCATAGATTCTAAGCACTTCTTCAGCTACATCTTGGATACTTTGAATGTCGTGCCGATAGTTTGGCACAGTAACCATAAAAAAATTCTCATCACAAGTTGCATCAAGCTTAAAATTAAGTCGCTTTAAAATAGTGGCTATCTCTTCTTTATCAAGCTCTATGCCTATAATTTGATTAATAGCCTTAAACGTTGTTTTAATCGTAATTTCATCAATGTTTTGGACAATATTATGTGAGCCAGAATACACAAGTGCATCAGAAACAAGCACCATTTTTCTACATAAAAAGTCAATGCCCTGCTCCAAATTTGGATTACTCCCTCTTGTGCTACGATAAGTTAGCTGCACATCACCTTTTATTGCGTGCTTATAAAGACTTTTGGCAATTAAAGTAGGATTCACATAACTCGCTTCAATAATATAAATTTCAGAACGTGTGCCAAAGTGCCGCTCACCATAAGATACACCAATTATGGAAAGCTTTTGGTGAGCAAAAACTGCTCCTAAGCCGTTCTCATCTTTTTTGATTCGGAGTTGTGCCACCAAACCATTATCCAAAACAATATCTTTATTCTCACAATCATAGAGTTTGTAAGCATTAAGTATAACACCTGTCATATAAGTGCCATATTCTAAAAAATTGCACATAATATCATCAACCAAACTCCCATTACGGGCAAGACAAAGTGCAATATCAAGAGGTAGATAAGCTTGTTTGACTTCAACCACGCGATAGAGTAAATGAGCTTCAATTTTTTCATCACAAAGAATCTGCAACACCCTACCTAAACCAAGCGTAACCACATTATCCATATCTACTTCGTGCTTTAGGCGCAAATCATAGCTTGTAGCAAGTTCACGCGCAATGCCTAGCACGCTAAGACAATCACCACGATTAGGCGTAATCCCTACTTCAATCACATAATCATTAAAAAGAGGAAGATTCCCTAGCTCAACGCCAAGCTCCAAATGACCAGCTGTGCTATCAAGCACCATAATTCCATCATTTATCTTTGGCAATCCTAACTCCACACTAGAACAAAGCATTCCACAACTCTCTATACCACGTAGATTTGTTTGTTTAATCACAATCTCGCCACTTTTAGTATGAGGTATTACTGCGCCTTCAAGTGCCACAGCGACATATTGATTGGCTTTTACATTATTTGCCCCGCACACAATTTGCAACTCTTGTGAGCCAATACTGACTTTACATACATTAAGTTTGTCTGCATCGGGGTGAGG from Helicobacter hepaticus ATCC 51449 carries:
- the pheT gene encoding phenylalanine--tRNA ligase subunit beta — protein: MIFSKHLLSHFVDISHLDIEQMCMRLSSMGLEVESAYPLKMPQKVVVGKILSLTPHPDADKLNVCKVSIGSQELQIVCGANNVKANQYVAVALEGAVIPHTKSGEIVIKQTNLRGIESCGMLCSSVELGLPKINDGIMVLDSTAGHLELGVELGNLPLFNDYVIEVGITPNRGDCLSVLGIARELATSYDLRLKHEVDMDNVVTLGLGRVLQILCDEKIEAHLLYRVVEVKQAYLPLDIALCLARNGSLVDDIMCNFLEYGTYMTGVILNAYKLYDCENKDIVLDNGLVAQLRIKKDENGLGAVFAHQKLSIIGVSYGERHFGTRSEIYIIEASYVNPTLIAKSLYKHAIKGDVQLTYRSTRGSNPNLEQGIDFLCRKMVLVSDALVYSGSHNIVQNIDEITIKTTFKAINQIIGIELDKEEIATILKRLNFKLDATCDENFFMVTVPNYRHDIQSIQDVAEEVLRIYGIDNVSSVPLLCSQSHNINNTYFTYKNTRKLAYGLIAYGFVECIHYVFASSQNLERLGFVRLDEDLELLNPITNELDTLRTSLLPAMLDSVKRNENLGFKNITLFEIGSVYSSKREEKSKLALVASGCMQDECYPHTKAVKWNLFAFGTICQRCVGDLSFRNIRDEANAKELLSHFCFTDERLLHPYQSAFVYQKDKPIGIIAKLHPQVATNMDLSEEIFICEIEIGMSDFSLPQAYEFSKYQKSTRDLTILIDKDIPFYRVRQILLEDQIAYVKNIYPIDVYYDKALGEKMALSIRIVLQSDEGTLQEMQLVQAVESVLSVLVREFDAVLRT